In Drechmeria coniospora strain ARSEF 6962 chromosome 03, whole genome shotgun sequence, the DNA window actGTAGAGTGGTCGGTTCAAGTTTGAGTACAGCAAATATTACAGTGCTCCGAAGGGtgactacatgtacttgtatacttaAGGAAGTACAGAACCAAgtgtatgtgcatgtaattactactccgtacagtacaatacaTTGCAAACGGTACCTAGTAACTACAGTATacacaagtgctccgtacacataGTAACTGTGCAGTGCGGTATGACCAGAAGAaaggactccgtactgtaaagCGTACTTTGTGTAAGTACAGATTAATATACGAGGAGAGGAGTAAGTGTACAAGTGATGTTCTTGGGCATCctgaagtactgtacctactgtacttaggtgtaccCGGGACAGCCGAGAATgtgtactgcacttactctgaagtacatgtactaacTGTACACATACattacatacagtacataagcacttacaactacaagtacactgtacagcacacaTGTACTAAcccagagtactccgtacacctacttattTGTAccgtgcagtgcagtacccacgagtataagtactattattattgaTTACAGCACCTCCTTCCACGGGCAGCTCTGCCGCATGGCTATGAGTTGACGTCGCCCCTCGTCCAGGCAGACTGCAAACAACCACACCGGGTGCATGGTTTGGCCTATTCGTGTACATCCAGCGAGCGCACCTGCAACCGCATGCCACCGGTCTCACCATGGTGAGTGCATAGGAATAGGGAAGTGGCTGAAGCGGCAGCTCACCCTGACTGACCATCGCAGGACACCATCGAGGAGGCGGTTCGTGTCGTGACGTCCAAGCCAGTGCAACGAGCCGTGGTCAACACCGCCCTCTTCGGCTCGGGTGCCGCcaccctcctcttcctcgcgtCGGTTGCCACTGGTCTGTTCTTCCAGAACTTTGTTCCTCACCAGTTTGTCACGACGCCGGTGCATCTTCAATATGGGTACGTGGACCTCCCTGACCTCACCGCGACCTCGACCGATTGAGCGTCAAGATTGACCAACGTATTCTTCAGCTTGGGTCCGAATCCATATGGCGTGGCGTCCTTGACGAAACCGCCGATGATTAAGACGCAGCAGGAATACGAGATATCCGTCAGCATGTCGATGCCACGTTCTGTCGCGAACCTCGAACGCGGGAACTTCATGGTCTCGCTCTACCTTCTCGGCACCGAGGCGAACCAAAAGCTCGAAGAGGACGCTCGCGTCTTCGCCAACTCGCGCGAAAAACTGACTTCCCACAACGTCATGTTGACTTCCCGCCGGCTCGCGCTGCTGCCTTACGTGGACCCCTTCATATCCACGGCCCGCAAactcctcttcctcctctaTCACCTCTTCTTCCCGAGCTCGCAGTCGTGCAAGATGACAGTCGCATTGGCCGAAAGAGTGACCTTcccggcgagctcgacccTTCCCTTGTCCGCTtacgtcgaggtcgaggctgGGCAGGACATTCAAATCTACAGCGCATCGCTGACCATGGCGGCGCGGCTGCGGGGCCTTCGGTGGCTGATGTTCCATTACCGCTTGCCCGTGTACATGGCCTTTACACTTCTTTTCTGGGTCTGCGAGGTGCTCTTCATGACGTTCGCCTGGGCGGCCTGGGGCGGCCTGACGGGATCCATCGAGACGGGGAAGCAACGTCTGTATCGCGAAgaaggcgacgaagacgggAGCGGAGCTGGCGAGAGTTCGGATCGTCCGTACACCTTTCCCACATATGGAAAGCAGCCGCCGCTGAAGCACGAACCGAAGGTCAAgggggagggcgacgacggactcGAGCGCCGCCTCTCGGACATTCCCCTCGCAGGTGCCGAAgcggatgacgaggaggagcttgACGAGAAGGACGATGTCGGTGAAAGGCGCGCGTATGACAGTGGCCTAGGTACAAGCTACAGCGAGGGGGGCAGCGGAAGCGTGCGCAGGAGATCGCGAGGAAACCCGTAAAGGGAGGGAAGCGTGCGGACGGAGCGCTTGTCATGTACATAGATTGCTGTTGATAGATACCCATTCTCCTACGAAACCATCCCCTGCAGGTCCACGCATC includes these proteins:
- a CDS encoding tubulin-tyrosine ligase, whose protein sequence is MDTIEEAVRVVTSKPVQRAVVNTALFGSGAATLLFLASVATGLFFQNFVPHQFVTTPVHLQYGLGPNPYGVASLTKPPMIKTQQEYEISVSMSMPRSVANLERGNFMVSLYLLGTEANQKLEEDARVFANSREKLTSHNVMLTSRRLALLPYVDPFISTARKLLFLLYHLFFPSSQSCKMTVALAERVTFPASSTLPLSAYVEVEAGQDIQIYSASLTMAARLRGLRWLMFHYRLPVYMAFTLLFWVCEVLFMTFAWAAWGGLTGSIETGKQRLYREEGDEDGSGAGESSDRPYTFPTYGKQPPLKHEPKVKGEGDDGLERRLSDIPLAGAEADDEEELDEKDDVGERRAYDSGLGTSYSEGGSGSVRRRSRGNP